A single region of the Dehalococcoides mccartyi genome encodes:
- a CDS encoding DUF4389 domain-containing protein: MMSSATQYPATLSVDYQNEPRDKVSVAFRLLMIIPIAIILSLISGGTYEYTVDQITYSASNAGGIIVMATVFMILVQQKYPKWWFDWNLALSRFCYRFISYLALLRDEYPSTDEEQSVHLNLVYPDVKNNLNRWMPLFKWFLAIPHYIILFFLGLAAFMCTVFAWFTILFTGKYPKSLFDFVVGVMRWGLRVSAYATLLITDDYPPFSLES, encoded by the coding sequence ATAATGTCCAGTGCTACCCAGTATCCGGCCACGCTAAGCGTGGACTACCAGAATGAACCCCGTGACAAAGTAAGTGTAGCTTTCCGTCTCCTCATGATAATCCCCATTGCCATAATCTTGTCCCTTATTAGCGGAGGCACTTACGAGTATACCGTTGACCAGATAACATACTCCGCCAGCAATGCCGGAGGCATTATTGTTATGGCTACCGTGTTTATGATTCTTGTTCAGCAGAAATACCCCAAATGGTGGTTTGACTGGAATCTGGCTCTCAGCCGTTTCTGCTACAGATTTATCTCATATCTTGCCTTGCTGCGGGATGAATACCCCTCAACAGATGAAGAACAATCTGTCCATCTAAATCTGGTTTACCCGGATGTAAAAAATAACCTGAACCGCTGGATGCCGCTATTTAAATGGTTTTTAGCTATACCACATTATATTATCTTGTTTTTCCTGGGTCTGGCCGCATTCATGTGCACTGTTTTCGCCTGGTTCACTATTTTATTTACCGGCAAATACCCGAAATCATTGTTTGATTTTGTAGTTGGGGTCATGCGCTGGGGTCTGCGGGTATCCGCTTATGCAACCCTGCTGATTACAGATGACTATCCGCCATTCAGCCTTGAATCATAA